A single window of Methanoregula sp. DNA harbors:
- a CDS encoding type II toxin-antitoxin system PemK/MazF family toxin translates to MGEFVKGDVVVVLFPFSNLSAAKKRPALVIAPLEGDDMILCQITSRQVMDQYSISIGEEDFSEGSLRQDSNVRPNRLFTADSRIIQYRTGHLKDPALNAVIDRIIRIVKD, encoded by the coding sequence TGTCCTCTTTCCCTTCTCAAATCTCAGCGCAGCAAAGAAACGGCCGGCTCTTGTGATTGCTCCGCTCGAAGGTGATGATATGATCCTCTGCCAGATAACCAGCCGGCAGGTGATGGATCAGTACAGCATCTCAATAGGTGAAGAGGATTTCAGTGAAGGATCGCTCAGGCAGGACAGCAATGTCCGGCCGAACCGGTTGTTCACCGCAGACAGCCGGATTATCCAGTACCGTACAGGACACCTGAAAGACCCGGCATTGAATGCAGTCATTGACCGGATAATCAGAATCGTCAAAGATTGA